A region from the Rhodamnia argentea isolate NSW1041297 chromosome 7, ASM2092103v1, whole genome shotgun sequence genome encodes:
- the LOC115749723 gene encoding 60S ribosomal protein L4, translated as MAAAARPLVTIQSLDGEMATDSAVTVPLPDVMKASIRPDIVSFVHSNISKNSRQPYAVSKKAGHQTSAESWGTGRAVSRIPRVPGGGTHRAGQGAFGNMCRGGRMFAPTKIWRRWHRRVNVNQRRYAVASAIAATAIPSLVMARGHRIESVPEMPLVIGDSAEGVEKTPAAIKILKQIGAYADAEKAKDSQGIRPGKGKMRNRRYINRKGPLIVYGTEGAKIEKAFRNIPGVEVANVDRLNLLKLAPGGHLGRFVIWTKSAFEKLDSIFGSFDKPSEKKKGYLLPRSKMVNADLSRIINSDEVQSVVRPIKKDVKRAPLKKNPLKNLNTMLRLNPYAKTARRMALLAEEQRVKAKKEKLDKKRKPITKEEAAAIKSAGKAWYQTMISDSDYTEFENFSKWLGVSQ; from the exons ATGGCCGCAGCCGCACGCCCCCTCGTCACCATCCAATCCCTGGACGGCGAGATGGCCACCGACTCCGCCGTCACCGTTCCCCTCCCCGACGTCATGAAGGCCTCCATCCGCCCCGACATCGTCTCCTTCGTCCACTCCAACATTTCGAAGAACTCCCGCCAGCCCTACGCCGTCTCCAAGAAAGCCGGCCACCAGACCTCCGCCGAGTCCTGGGGAACCGGCCGTGCCGTCTCCCGTATCCCTCGCGTCCCCGGCGGCGGCACCCACCGCGCCGGCCAGGGTGCCTTCGGCAACATGTGCCGTGGCGGTCGCATGTTCGCCCCAACCAAGATCTGGCGCCGCTGGCATCGCCGTGTCAACGTGAATCAGAGGCGCTATGCCGTCGCCTCTGccatcgccgccaccgccatTCCCTCCCTCGTGATGGCCCGTGGCCACAGGATCGAGTCCGTTCCAGAGATGCCCCTCGTGATCGGCGACTCTGCTGAGGGCGTGGAGAAAACTCCGGCCGCGATCAAGATCCTGAAGCAGATTGGCGCGTACGCTGATGCTGAGAAGGCCAAGGACAGCCAGGGGATAAGGCCCGGCAAGGGTAAGATGCGCAATCGTCGCTACATCAACAGGAAGGGACCTCTGATCGTGTACGGCACTGAGGGAGCCAAGATCGAGAAGGCTTTCCGCAACATCCCCGGTGTGGAGGTCGCCAATGTCGATAGGCTCAATCTGCTGAAGCTCGCCCCGGGCGGGCACCTAGGCAGGTTCGTTATCTGGACCAAGTCGGCTTTCGAGAAGCTGGATTCGATCTTTGGGTCTTTCGATAAGCCAtccgagaagaagaaggggtACCTGTTGCCGAGATCCAAGATGGTGAATGCTGATCTGTCCAGGATCATCAACTCGGATGAGGTTCAGTCCGTGGTGAGGCCAATCAAGAAGGACGTGAAGAGGGCCCCTCTGAAGAAGAATCCATTGAAGAATCTGAACACCATGTTGAGGTTGAACCCGTACGCAAAGACGGCGAGGAGGATGGCTCTGTTGGCCGAGGAGCAGCGTGTGAAGGCTAAGAAGGAGAAGCTTGACAAGAAGAGGAAGCCCATCACCAAG GAGGAGGCAGCTGCGATCAAGTCTGCAGGGAAGGCATGGTATCAGACTATGATCTCGGATAGTGACTACACAGAGTTTGAGAACTTCTCAAAATGGCTCGGTGTCTCCCAGTAA